The Methanomassiliicoccales archaeon genome includes a region encoding these proteins:
- a CDS encoding PstS family phosphate ABC transporter substrate-binding protein, with protein MVRKGLIVIGIVLIVIIGGLAAVLIMGGGEKPVTIKQKGSDTMLELCQVWAERFHEDHKSISVIVSGGGSGTGITALISKNIDVAQASRQIKQSEIDQAIAAGVTPVEFRVAIDGIAIIVHPSNPITNLTLDQLRGIFNGTYTNWKQIGGHDRAIVAYGRQSTSGTYAFFQEHVLKNEDYRTDMQQLTGNSAIVTAVSNDVGGIGYVGIGYAEKASGIKLLELRNNESSQAYSPLNKNAVLSGEYILSRYLYLYTNGAPTGALKEYISWILTDGQPIAEEIGFYALPAEVVTEELAKLG; from the coding sequence ATGGTTAGGAAAGGATTGATTGTAATTGGAATAGTTTTGATCGTTATCATTGGCGGATTGGCTGCCGTCCTTATCATGGGCGGTGGCGAGAAGCCTGTAACGATCAAACAGAAAGGATCGGATACAATGCTTGAATTGTGCCAGGTATGGGCAGAACGTTTCCATGAAGATCATAAGAGTATTTCGGTTATCGTGTCAGGAGGGGGAAGTGGTACGGGTATCACGGCATTGATATCGAAAAATATCGATGTCGCACAAGCATCAAGGCAAATCAAGCAGAGCGAAATAGATCAGGCAATTGCAGCTGGGGTAACACCTGTTGAATTTAGGGTCGCCATCGATGGCATCGCGATCATCGTCCACCCGTCAAATCCAATAACGAATTTGACTTTAGATCAGTTGCGTGGGATATTCAATGGTACGTACACGAACTGGAAACAGATCGGAGGGCATGATCGAGCGATTGTGGCTTATGGAAGACAGAGCACTTCCGGGACCTATGCTTTCTTCCAGGAACACGTGCTTAAGAATGAGGATTACAGAACAGATATGCAACAATTGACGGGCAACTCAGCGATAGTTACCGCGGTGTCAAATGACGTGGGTGGAATAGGATATGTAGGAATCGGTTACGCCGAAAAAGCCTCAGGAATCAAATTGCTCGAACTCAGGAATAATGAATCATCGCAAGCATATTCCCCACTAAATAAGAATGCGGTTCTTTCTGGAGAATATATCCTGTCAAGATATCTGTATTTGTATACAAATGGTGCACCGACTGGCGCGTTGAAAGAATATATCTCATGGATTCTCACTGATGGCCAACCAATCGCTGAAGAAATTGGATTCTACGCTTTACCCGCTGAGGTAGTTACGGAGGAATTAGCTAAGCTAGGTTGA